Below is a window of Kiritimatiellia bacterium DNA.
AAGCTGATCAACGAGACGGCGCTGCAAATCCCTGTTGATCGTCTCGCCGATGGCCTTTTCGGCGACCAGCAGGGAAATTTCCGTCACCTGTTGGCGCAGGTCCCTGACGGCCTTTTGTTTTTCAAGCTCAATATGCTCCTGGGCCCGCGCCAGGATAATCCGGCTCTGCTCCATGGCGCCGTTCACTATTTCGTCATGAATGACTTGAGCCTCCTTGACCGCCTTGTTCATCATGTTCTGGGTTTCCTCCGCAACCCGGGCCATTTGCGCTTCATAATCCGCCTTGAGGCGTTCCATGTCGCGGCGCGCTTTTTCCGCGGAGTCCAAATCGGCTCCGATCTTTTCGGCCCGCTGTTTGAAAATACGGGTGATCGGCTTGTAGGCGATGTGCCAGAGCGCAAGCAGGCCGATGAGGAAGGTAACAACCTGTCCGACTATGAGCGAGATGTTGATATCAAGCATGGCTGATCGCGTGCAACGGAACGCGCGCGGCGTAAAGCGCGCGAATTGAATAAAACAAACCGACGCTTAACGCCCTATTTCGTTTCCGCCCCTGCCGATTTCTGGCGCGCATCCAGTTGGCTTTGCAGTTGAATCTGTTCCGCCTTATATTTCAGGACCTCGGCCTGCGCCTGCGCTTCCCGTTCGGCCATGATCGGCTTGACATACGGATTGGCGAAG
It encodes the following:
- the atpF gene encoding F0F1 ATP synthase subunit B, whose amino-acid sequence is MLDINISLIVGQVVTFLIGLLALWHIAYKPITRIFKQRAEKIGADLDSAEKARRDMERLKADYEAQMARVAEETQNMMNKAVKEAQVIHDEIVNGAMEQSRIILARAQEHIELEKQKAVRDLRQQVTEISLLVAEKAIGETINRDLQRRLVDQLFTQVEANN